CCCCGGAGGCCCGAGGCGAGAGCACCACGGCCTCGGGAAAGAGCCCGGCCTTATTTACAGGAGGGGCACCGCCCCTCACCCTCCGGTGCCTGGGTCTTCTCGGCCACCGGGGGCTCCGCGCCGCAGCCCGAGCAGCACCCGCCGGTGCCCGCGCAGTGGCTCCCGCTTTTCTGTCTCTTCAGGGAACGGACGAAGAAAAACCCCACCACCCCGGCCGTCAGAAGCGAAAGCGCTATGTTCGTATAATCCATGGCCTGGCTCCTTGTTGCGACTGCGATTCAGTTACATCTATTGAACCACATCCCGCTCCCCCTGTCAAGCCCTTCGCCGGAGAAAATAAGTAAAGGGCGGCTGCGGGGGGTTTGCAGCCGCCCTTCCTTTGGGGGGATGATCCATGTACCACAAACAATACGCCCCAAATATGAAGAACCCGTGAAGAAAACATGAAGAAAATATGAAAAGCCGAAAAGGGGCCGGAAAAAGGATAGAAAAGGGGGACCGAGGTCCCTACTGACGCTTTTCCCCTTCGATGAGAAGGTAGATGTCGTGCCTGAGGAAGCGCGTCCCGGTCACCACGAGGTCCCGGTTCTCCCTGACGTGCCTCAGGGTATGGCGGTCGAACCGGGCCCCGTAGACCTTCTGCACAAAGGGCGTGAACATCCTCTGCCGGCGCAGGAGGCGCGGGTCGCTGGAGTATACCATCTCCAGCAGGCGGAACCTCCCGCCGGGCCTCAGGACGCGGGCCAGCTCTCCGACGGCCGCGGGCTGAAGCTCCCGGGGCAGGACACAGCAGAGGAAAGTGGCCACCACCCAGTCGTAGGCATCGGAGGGGACCTCGTCCATCATGCAGGCGTCCCCGCGCAGGAAGTGCACCGGGCAGCGGGCCTCGCGGACGCGCCCCGCCGCCTTCCTGAGCATGGCCGGGCTCAGGTCAAGCGCCGTAAGCTCCGCCTCCGGCGGATAATGCCTGAGGTTCCGGCCGGTTCCCACGCCCGCTTCCAGGACCCGGCCCCTGACGTCCCCCACCAGATGGGGCCGCCACCCCCGGTACCGCAGCTCCCAGGGGAAGTCCAGGATGTCGTAGAACCAGGCCGTGATGTTATACCGGGCAAGGTTGCCTCGATTCTTGTCGTGGACTTCCATCGGCTCTTCCCCGTCTCTATTTTACCCGACAGGGGCTCGACAAAGGGGGAAAGGCCTACACAAAGCCCGCAGACGGTGCTATGATGAGTCAATGCGGGCGGGCGCGAAGGGGGACCTTCCGAGGCGGTCTTCCATGCCCGTGCGGATGGTCTCTCGAGGCGAGATACAAGACGTCCGCATGCAGTTCTCCGAGCAATGGGCGCCCCTTTTCGAGGCCGGCTCCGAGGGCAGGATGCCCCGGCCGTCCCGGAGGGGGCCGGCTGCGCGGAGGCGGCTCTCCGCCGGGGAGGGAGCAGGCGTTGCTCCGTGAGAAACCCCTCTCTGCGGGAGCCGCTCCGTGCTGCACCTTCGGTGCGCGCGCCTCAGGGAATGCCGTACATTGCCAAGGCGGGCCAGAGGCGGCAAAGCACCTCCGGGCCGCTCCCAAGCCCCGTAACATCCACCCAGAGAAGGCCTTTCTCCCCCTTGAACCAGGTAAGCTGCCGCTTGGCATAGCGCCGCGTGTTTCTCTTGATAAGGCGCACGGCCTCTTGCAGGGAGTACTCCCCGGCCAGGTGAGCGGCCAGCTCCTTGTAACCGATGGCCTGAAGCGCCGTCCGTGAGGGGTTCATCTGGAGCACCCGGCGGACTTCCTCCGGAAGCCCCCGTCTGAGCATGCCGTCCACGCGCTCCTCTATCATCCGGTACAGCTCCTCCCGCGCCCTGAAAAGGGCCACCTTGGCGAACCGGTAGGGCAGCGGAGCGGTGCGGCTCTCCTGAAGCCGGGACATCCTCTCCCCGCTCAGGAGCGAGACCTCCAGGGCCCGGACGATGCGCCGCTTGTCGTGGGGGTCTATGGCCTTCGCGGCCTCGGGGTCCACCTCCCGGAGCCTCCCGTACAGGGCCGCCGTCTCCTCCCGGGCCAGCCCGGTGCGCAGGGCGCGGTCCGCCCCCGCCCCGGCGAAAAGACCGCGCGTCATGGCCTTTACGTAAAGCCCCGTGCCCCCCACCACCACGGGCACCCTGCCCTCGCCGTGGAGGCGCTCCACGATGGGCACCACGGCCTCCAGGTACCGGCCCACGCTGAACTCCTCGGAGGGCTCCACGATGTCTATCATGTGGTGGGGGACCTCCTTGCGCTCACTGGGCGTGGGCTTCTCGGTGCCGATATCCATGTGCCGGTAAATCTGCATCGAGTCGGCCCCAATTATCTCGGTGCCGAGCCTCCGGGCCAGGAGAACGGAGGCGGAGGTCTTTCCCACCCCGGTGGGCCCCACCAGGAGCAGCACGCGGTTCTCCCGTTTCATGCCCTATCGTACCATCAGAGCCTGCTTCCGAGGCGGCGGGAGAGTCGGTGCACGAGGAAGGTCAGGAGGATGCCCCCTGCCAGGAGTCCCGTCCAGACCTGCCAGCGCAGGTCGTGGATGCTGTCGCCGAGGACCACCATGAGGGTGGTGATGGGGAGGATGCCCACTGCGGTGGTCCAGGCGAAGGTCCACCAGGAGATGCCCGCCAGCCCGGCGAGGTAGTTTATGAGATTGAAGGAGATGACGGGGATGAAGCGGCTCAGAAAGAGCGCCCGGGCCCCGTAATCGGCCACCAGCCTCTCCTGCTTGCCGATGTCCTTGTCCCTGAAAATGCGCCTGACGAACGGGCGTCCCAGCCGCCGGGCCAGCCCGAAGGCGGCGAAGGCCCCGAGCATGGCCCCCGACCACGTCAGCGCCGTCCCCATGAGCACCCCGAAGGCCATGCCGTTGGCCATGGCGACGAACTCCGCCGGAAACGGCACGAAGGAGTGCAGCACCATGAGGCCGACGGAAACGGCATAGCCCCAGGGGCCCGCCGACTGGATGAGCCCCTGGATGTGCTCCTTGTCGAGATGGCGCCACACACCTTCGGGCAGGCCGCGAAGAAAAACGTAGCCCAGGCCCACCCCAAGGGCCGCGCCCATGACAACCAGAGAGATGACGATGACCCTGCGGCGGACAGGCTTTCTCATTGGGGCATATCCTCCACGGAAGGCCCGGAAAAATCCCTTCCTTCCGACATGGTAGCACAGGGGGTCCCGGACCCCGGCGGCACGGGCTCTCGAGGGGGCCAGGGCTCCCGACGGCAAATGGAAACCCTGCCGCCTTCTTTCTTCGGCCTCTTGACGCATTCCGCTATAATGAGAAGGACGCCGGAATTTTTCTAGGAGGTCCGCATGAAAACGGCATCCTTCGAGGCCGGGGCACGATGAGCTTCACTGAGCTTCTGCCGCTTAGGACCAGCGGGTTCTCCGATATCGTGGACATCACGGCCGAGGCGGCCCGGGCAGTGGCCCGCTCCGGCGTGCGGGACGGGCTGCTTACCGTCTTCTGCCGGGGCTCCACGGGTGCGGTCACCACCATCGAGTACGAGCCCGGCGTCGTCAGCGACCTCAAGCGGGCCATAGAGAACATGGCCCCCAGCGACATCCCCTACGAGCACGACCGCCGCTGGGGGGACGGAAACGGCTTCGCCCATGTCCGGGCCGCCCTCATGAAACCCTCCCTCACCGTCCCCGTGGTGGACGGCAGCCTCACCCTGGGCACCTGGCAGCAGATTGTCTTCATCGACTTCGACAACCGTCCGAGGGAAAGGGAGCTCGTCCTGCACGTCCTGGGGGAGAGCCCGCCCGGGGAGGCGGTGTGACGAAGGGACGGCACAGGAACCTGCTCCTGGCAAACGCCCTCCGCCTGGCCGGGGAGACCGGAAGCGACAAGCTTTTCGTCTTCGTCAATACCGAGCGGGAAGCCCGCAGATACCTCAAAGCCGGCCTCCCCGGCGAGGAGCACGTCGTCCTGGTCCTGCCCCGGGGGCTCCCGGTGACCCGCAGCGAGATAAAGCGGGCCGGCCTCGGGTCCCTGGAGAGCTGGTCGGGCAACCAGACACGGTTTTCCCGCATCAAGTATGCCTTCCTCCAGGGCGTCCTGGAGGGCATCATCCTTCCCACGAGCAAGGTGGTCTGCCTCATCGGGCCCTGGGGCTCCGACCACCTGGACACCATCACGGTGCACGACCTGTCGCTCTCCTGGAGCCAGGAGTTCCCCTTCGACGTCTCAAGCCTCCTGGCCAAGCGCTCCTTCCCCACGGCGATGGCCATGGTGGACGTGGCCCTGGACATAGGGGCAAGCGGCAGGGAGGGTAAGCCGGTGGGGACGATGTTCGTCATCGGGGACGAGGAAAACGTGCTCCGCAACTCCCACCAGGCCGTCTTCAACCCCTTCAAGGGGTACGCCCGCTCCGACAGAAAGATAGGCCGCCCCGAGGTGGTGGAGTCCATCAAGGAGCTGGCCCTCCTGGACGGGGCCTTCGTCATCTCCTCGGGGGGCGTGCTGGAGGCGGCGGGACGCCACCTGGACGCTGCCGGGGTGATGACTAAGGAACTGAGGGGCCTGGGCTCCCGCCACAGGGCCGCCGCCGGCATCACCCGGCGCACGGCTTCCGTGGCCGTGGTGGTCTCGGAAAGCACCGGTCGGGTCACCGTCTTCGACCGGGGGCGCATCGTGACCACCCTGGAGCCCTACATAAGCAGGCGCCTGGTTTAGAACCTGTCTCCCCCGCACAGGGGGAGGCCGCCCAGAAGATAAACGCCCCGGGCGCCGACGCTGAGCGCGAGGACCACCACCCCGACTCCGGCCCCCACTGCCTCCCGGAAGGCCCGGGCGTATTCGCGGTCTATGTCTTCCGCCGGGGCGAAACACCGGCAGTCCTCCCGCTGGACGAGATAGAGCATGAAGGCCCTTTTGCCCTCCTCCCTGGCCCGCATCAGGGCCCTCAGGTGTCTTCTGCCCCGCAGGGTCACCGCATCGGGAAACCGCGCCTCCGCTCCCACCCGGAGCGTCACGCTCTTGACCTCCAGATAGGCCTCGCCCCGGCCCGCCTCAAGGAGAAAATCGAGCCGGGAGTCCCCGTACGCGACCTCCCTCCTTTCGACCGCGTATCCCCGGAGCGCCTCCCCGGCAAGCCCCCGCTCGATGACCCTCGCGGCCCACGCGTTTGTGCGCAGGGTATTGACCGCCACCCATGTCCCCTCCACCGGCCGAAGAAGCTCCAGGGTATGGGCCGTGCGCCTCCCGGGGTCGCTGCTTTCCGAAAGCAGGGCTGGCGTGCCAGGCTCGAGAAGGCCCATCATGCTCCCCGGGTTCGGGCAGAAGGCCGTGACCACGGAGCCGTCCTCAAGCTCCACGTCCGCCAGAAAGCGCTTGTACCTCCTCTGGAGCCAGCCCGTGACAAGAGGGGGATACTCCGCTATTTTCACCATCCGTGCCTTCCTCCCACGCCTTTCCCTTTTCCCGCCCTCCCATTATAATGGTCCCCATGATGGTGGTGGGCATCGGGCAGTGTTCGTGGGACTACCTGGCCCTGGTGGACCGTTTCCCCGCGGAGGACACCAAGAAGGAGGTCCTCCGCTGGGAGGAGCAGGGGGGCGGGCCCGTGGCCACGGCACTGGTGGCCTTGAGGCGGCTCGGTATGAGCACCCGGTTTCACGGCGTGGTGGGCGAGGACCCCGCCGGAGAGCGCATCCGGGAGAGCCTGAAGGCCGAGGGGGTGGACACCGGGGGCCTTCTCCTCCGGCCGGGGGCGACGTCGCAGACGGCCTTCATCGTGGCCGAGCAGGCCACGGGCCGGCGGACCATATACTGGCGGCGGCCATCGGGCGCCCCGCTCGGTGCGAAGGAGCTGGGCCCGGCCTTTCTCGAAGGGGCCCGTTTCCTGCACCTCGACGGCCTCATGGCCGAGGCCTCTCTGCATGCCGCCCGGGGGGCCCGCAGGCGGGGCATCCCCGCCATGCTGGACGCCGGGCGCCTGAGGGAGGGCATGCTCGATGTGGCGCGGGAGGTGCCCTTCGTGGTGGCCTCGGAGGAGTTCGCCCGGGACCTAGGGATGAGGGCGGGCGGGGAGGAGGAGTTCCTTCGCCGGGCGGAAGGCATGTTTCCGGGGACCTTCACCGTCACCCTGGGGGCCCAGGGCAGCCTGACCCGCACCCCGGAGGGCCGCGTCTTCCATGTGCCCGCGTTTGAGGTGGAGGCGGTGGACACCACGGGGGCGGGGGATGTCTTTCACGGGGGATACATCTACGGCCTCCTCCGGGGTTGGGAGCTCCTGAGCACCGTCCGGTTCGCCGCCGCTCTGGCCGCCCTGGCGTGCAGACGGCCGGGAGGCCGCGCGGGCATTCCCGGCCTCACGGAGGTGGAGGGCTTTCTCTCCCGCCGGACGGAACGCCCGGAGTCCTAGAACCTGTCTCAAAATTGATTTCGGCTCAGCCCCGAAAAGCCTTGCGACTTTTCGGGGACCCCTGGCTGCAAGAGGCCTAATTTAAGACAGGTTCTAGCAGTACCGGCTCACCCGGTCCTTGAGCAGCCTGAAGTTCGCGTCGAAGGAGGCGAAGATGTCCAGGTACTCCTCGGCGTGGCGGGAGAGGAGAAAACGCTCCTTCACGGTCTCCCTCCCCTTCTGGCCGATTCTCCTTCTCAAGTCCTCGTCCCCGATGAGCTGGACGACCCTTTCGGCCGCCTCCTGTACCGAGGAGACCAGGAAGCCGTTGACCCCGTCTTCTATCTGGCAGCGGATGCCCCCGGCGTTGCCGCCGATGACCGGGGTGCCCTTCCACATGGCCTCGGCCACCGTGAGGCCGAACCCCTCGCGGATGGACTTCTGAAGCACCACGTGGGCCCGCCGCTGAAGGGCATTGACCAGGGCCGTGTCCTGCACGCTCAGGATGATGATGCGCTCCTCCCTCTCGTCCAGGAGGGAGTGGTAGACCGCCGCCCCCTCCGGGTCGTCGGTGGCCACGTTTCCCAGGAGCACCAGGGTGGCGTCGACCTCCTTGCGGGCCAGCTTGAAGGCCTCGATAACCCCCTGGGGGTCCTTCCAGCGGTCGAACCTCGAGACCTGCACCACCAGGGGCAGGTCGGTGGGAATGCCGTAGTGCTCGAGGCGCTCGTCGATTTCCTCGTCCGAAAACTCCCTGTTCTTGAGGCAAAAGGGATCTATGGCGGGTGTCAGGAAAAGCTGCGGCGCGTTGAGCTTTTGCTTGTAACCCTTCAGGGTCAGGACCACCGCGTCGTACATCTCCACGGCGGGGGCCAGGTAGTCCCAGAGCTCGGGGTTGGGGCTCGAGAGGTCCACGTGGCAGCGCCATAGCCAGGGGCCGCGCTTCCGGTAGTGCTGCACCATCATCAGGGGCTGCGGGTCGTTGACCACCACCACGTCGTGCCCCAGGTGGTTCCTGACG
The Nitrospirota bacterium genome window above contains:
- the sfsA gene encoding DNA/RNA nuclease SfsA is translated as MVKIAEYPPLVTGWLQRRYKRFLADVELEDGSVVTAFCPNPGSMMGLLEPGTPALLSESSDPGRRTAHTLELLRPVEGTWVAVNTLRTNAWAARVIERGLAGEALRGYAVERREVAYGDSRLDFLLEAGRGEAYLEVKSVTLRVGAEARFPDAVTLRGRRHLRALMRAREEGKRAFMLYLVQREDCRCFAPAEDIDREYARAFREAVGAGVGVVVLALSVGARGVYLLGGLPLCGGDRF
- a CDS encoding diadenylate cyclase; the protein is MTKGRHRNLLLANALRLAGETGSDKLFVFVNTEREARRYLKAGLPGEEHVVLVLPRGLPVTRSEIKRAGLGSLESWSGNQTRFSRIKYAFLQGVLEGIILPTSKVVCLIGPWGSDHLDTITVHDLSLSWSQEFPFDVSSLLAKRSFPTAMAMVDVALDIGASGREGKPVGTMFVIGDEENVLRNSHQAVFNPFKGYARSDRKIGRPEVVESIKELALLDGAFVISSGGVLEAAGRHLDAAGVMTKELRGLGSRHRAAAGITRRTASVAVVVSESTGRVTVFDRGRIVTTLEPYISRRLV
- a CDS encoding class I SAM-dependent methyltransferase, yielding MEVHDKNRGNLARYNITAWFYDILDFPWELRYRGWRPHLVGDVRGRVLEAGVGTGRNLRHYPPEAELTALDLSPAMLRKAAGRVREARCPVHFLRGDACMMDEVPSDAYDWVVATFLCCVLPRELQPAAVGELARVLRPGGRFRLLEMVYSSDPRLLRRQRMFTPFVQKVYGARFDRHTLRHVRENRDLVVTGTRFLRHDIYLLIEGEKRQ
- a CDS encoding secondary thiamine-phosphate synthase enzyme YjbQ; the protein is MSFTELLPLRTSGFSDIVDITAEAARAVARSGVRDGLLTVFCRGSTGAVTTIEYEPGVVSDLKRAIENMAPSDIPYEHDRRWGDGNGFAHVRAALMKPSLTVPVVDGSLTLGTWQQIVFIDFDNRPRERELVLHVLGESPPGEAV
- a CDS encoding TVP38/TMEM64 family protein, which produces MRKPVRRRVIVISLVVMGAALGVGLGYVFLRGLPEGVWRHLDKEHIQGLIQSAGPWGYAVSVGLMVLHSFVPFPAEFVAMANGMAFGVLMGTALTWSGAMLGAFAAFGLARRLGRPFVRRIFRDKDIGKQERLVADYGARALFLSRFIPVISFNLINYLAGLAGISWWTFAWTTAVGILPITTLMVVLGDSIHDLRWQVWTGLLAGGILLTFLVHRLSRRLGSRL
- the miaA gene encoding tRNA (adenosine(37)-N6)-dimethylallyltransferase MiaA, which codes for MKRENRVLLLVGPTGVGKTSASVLLARRLGTEIIGADSMQIYRHMDIGTEKPTPSERKEVPHHMIDIVEPSEEFSVGRYLEAVVPIVERLHGEGRVPVVVGGTGLYVKAMTRGLFAGAGADRALRTGLAREETAALYGRLREVDPEAAKAIDPHDKRRIVRALEVSLLSGERMSRLQESRTAPLPYRFAKVALFRAREELYRMIEERVDGMLRRGLPEEVRRVLQMNPSRTALQAIGYKELAAHLAGEYSLQEAVRLIKRNTRRYAKRQLTWFKGEKGLLWVDVTGLGSGPEVLCRLWPALAMYGIP
- a CDS encoding glycosyltransferase is translated as MKEETGMVTDHRIVHIEDYERHIGAEAVERILKKAAGLRDLHMVHINSTYYGGGVAELLSSLTLLMGSMGIKTGWRVIQGSPDFFSVTKKMHNALQGGDINLTAKKKRIYEEVIYENVVRNHLGHDVVVVNDPQPLMMVQHYRKRGPWLWRCHVDLSSPNPELWDYLAPAVEMYDAVVLTLKGYKQKLNAPQLFLTPAIDPFCLKNREFSDEEIDERLEHYGIPTDLPLVVQVSRFDRWKDPQGVIEAFKLARKEVDATLVLLGNVATDDPEGAAVYHSLLDEREERIIILSVQDTALVNALQRRAHVVLQKSIREGFGLTVAEAMWKGTPVIGGNAGGIRCQIEDGVNGFLVSSVQEAAERVVQLIGDEDLRRRIGQKGRETVKERFLLSRHAEEYLDIFASFDANFRLLKDRVSRYC
- a CDS encoding PfkB family carbohydrate kinase, encoding MMVVGIGQCSWDYLALVDRFPAEDTKKEVLRWEEQGGGPVATALVALRRLGMSTRFHGVVGEDPAGERIRESLKAEGVDTGGLLLRPGATSQTAFIVAEQATGRRTIYWRRPSGAPLGAKELGPAFLEGARFLHLDGLMAEASLHAARGARRRGIPAMLDAGRLREGMLDVAREVPFVVASEEFARDLGMRAGGEEEFLRRAEGMFPGTFTVTLGAQGSLTRTPEGRVFHVPAFEVEAVDTTGAGDVFHGGYIYGLLRGWELLSTVRFAAALAALACRRPGGRAGIPGLTEVEGFLSRRTERPES